ATGCTCCACTCTGTGTGTTGAGCTTGTTCCttctttgaaaaatatataataaaaaatttagatgttTATTAGGTTATcagattatttaaaaaatcaattaataaatattGATCTTATCTTACCACATTTTGAATGTTATATGTCAatctaataatcaacaaaaaAGATAATATTAACTACCATATaactgattaaaaattaaaaaaattaacaaaatatccatgaattttttttattctaccaTTAGTTGGTGTAGActtttttgtatcttttataTGCTAATCAAATAATTAGTACCATGTATATATGCCAAacgaataatattaaattaattaatttttgtaatataatttatttattttaatttaattaaaaacaaacttGCATATACTAAAATGTTAGTACTCTATATaattaatagtttaaaaaattagtatattAATGATTTAATAAATCAttcatattttatgttttttctaTGCCAATCAAATAATTAGGCCATATACCAAATAAATGATATTATAgaatacaaaattattaaattttttctttttctccttctcctcctcctcatatttcttttttttcttcttccaaatTCGCGCAAGttattcttctttccttcttcttcttccaaatttgcacaagcagattcttcttctttccttcttcttctcctccttttagagattatcaattcaattcagaacacTTGTGTCTATTCAATTCaaaacaattcaattcaattcataatgaaACAAATatgttattaaggtgaaacaattgtatggtactaaatgaacggaacattatccattatataaaatcaaattcaaacagatTTCTACATAATGAACCGAGTACGTTATTAAAGTAAAACAATTGtgtagtactaaatgaacggaataTTATCCATtacataaaatcaaattcaaaacatgttTCTGCATAATGAATCGAATAcattattaaggtgaaacaattgtatagtactaaatgaacggaacattatccattatataaaatcaaattcaaaatagctttctgcataatgaactaaACACGTTATTAAGAATTGTATAGTACaaaatgaatggaacattatctattatataaaatccaATTCAAAACAGGTTTCTGCATAATGCACCGAACACGTTATTAAGgtaaaacaattgtatagtactaaatgaatgaaatattatccattatataaaatcaaatttaaaacacttgtgtctacaatttagatattatcaattcaattcaattcagaacacctacgtccattcaattcaatttagcaactacattccattcaattcgattgaaAAAATAATCCATTAGCAAAATGttagtgttgttggtgatgatgataacagaagagaaaaaaaagaaaaataagaagaagaagaagagcatgaGGAGGAAAAGCAGAAGAAGAATCTGCTTGCGCGAAggaggatgaggaggaggaggaggaggaggaggtatgAGTGAATTTGAAAGATCGAGAGGGAGTATGTgtgtatttgaaagaagaagCGCGGGGGAGGAGGAGATAAAAAAGCGCGTGTAATAACGCTCTTTTAACGAGAGTAATTTTTGTTGGTATTGAACCTATTTGGataaacttaaataaaaaaatacttggaTGTGTAGCAATCTTGAATAACACTATAGATAAAAATGAGAATATGAGTTGGTATTAATGGTAGaagttgttttttatttaaagccACTAATAGATGTATAGGAGAATCTCTATCATTAAAgacaatattaaaatttaaatttggacaccaaaattttatgcattgatacacaactagaaaatggattaatacagacagatttacagacggatttagtctttattacagacggatttttggttaccgacgaaattaccgacggattttgtccctctgtaaaagccccgtcggaaattatttaccgacggattttttttccgtcggaaaattacagacggatttttaccagttaccgacgaatttttcctctgtaaattttctatccattttccaaaggcgacgaactttccgacggattttccatctgtaattacagacggattttccgacagattttccgtctgtaattacagacgaatttttcgacagattttccgtctataattacagatggattttccgacggattttccgtctgtaattacagacgaattttcagacggatttttcgtctgtaattacagacggattttccgacagatttttcgtctgtaatttgaactttggaaaatcatcttacattctaattacagacagaaaatccgtctgtaaatccgtcagtaaggtaaaataattttttttatttttttaattacaaaataaacttattttcatacaaaataaatataaatttaatcaatacaaatttttattgatggtataaaaatagaaaaacacacCAGTGAGTACAAAACGCTTTCTTTATAATAAGAAGCAATTATTTCCATGCAATAATACAATCTAAATACATTAGATGACAAATAACTACTAGTGGACTCATCAAGATTCAACATCCTAATTTATGGATAGCTTCATTCTTTCTTGAGtttcttagtgatgatggcaataTACTTGCTTCTTGAGATTCTTGGTCCATCAAAATTATTCGCTGCTTCCCACTTTCTGAACAGAGGATGTCTACCTTACTATATCCGATCTACACTCAGACAACAAATAAGACAATTATTAGAAAAAAGAACCAAAAAGGAGTTATTACCACTGCAGTTACTTTTTAAAGATCATGGACGCTACCAAATAGCAATAAATagtttttgagagagagagagagagaaacctgAAAGTGTTGCTAGTGAAAATCTGAATTGCAGAAAATAGTTTTTGTTGAATATATAGTATTCCTCTTGATGTATTATATTAATGAGGCAATGGTGGCAAAAATGTATAAGAGTTTTACACTATTATTATCAATCACATACTACTTCTATAGTGTGGCAGCGCATAATTAAATATTTGTACAGGTGTAACAGAACCATAGCTCATTACAGCCAAAATTAGTCAATTCACTAAGCGCACTCTTGGTCTAAGTGGAATTCATCCCCAATTTAACTCCAAAAGTTCAGTCCAAGTATTGCCTCCTAAATATATTTTGAAGCATTCTAGAAGCATTCATGAAAACTATGAAAGCTGACCTTTAGACTTGGTGGAAAAGGAATCAACATCAGAACTCAATCTGGAACCAGTTCCACTGCTGGAGATGCTTGTATCATTAAAGCTATTCTCAAATATTCCCGAGCCCATTGACTGTAATGGGCCAAAACCTCCTTTATAATTATCACCTCTGTTCTTTATAATCTGTATATTACATGAATTGCCTTTTGATTAAATGATGCACactattagaatttaaaataaacaaaaattaaaaagaaaatcacATCCAGTCATACCTTGTTTTTATCAATCTCATTAGCTTTCCTTTTCATTTCATCCTTTGCTTCTCTAATCTTGTCCTCCCTCATCTGTCTGTGCAGCTTCTCTTCATGGCTCTCCATCTCACAGTATTGCTTAACTTGTGCAACAGTCACATTTTCCTTGTGTCCAAGAGAGATTAAAATCAGGTCAAATGCACATTTGCAAATACTTTCTTAAAAGTAGTCAGAATATTCAGGTACCTAAAATGTTAAGGATTAAGGAATAAACTAATTGTAAGCTAAATTTTGACAGAAATTTCATCAATGGTTCCAAATCAGAGATCAAAGCTAAAATATCCTCCCATCCCAAAAACCATTTGGTCAAATGTTAACCATTCTGAACCTTACTATAAAGATTAATGTTACTAAATGCAACCTCCGAAGTAAGAATGCAAAGTCATGTACCAAAATATTTTACCATTAAAAGTTAGAACTAAAAGGGAAAACAACAGAAAGAGAGGAAACTTAGAATACAAGGCATAGAAAAAGTCAATGAAATAACTGATTTAGGCGAACAAGCTGTATAAGTTCAAGGACAAAACTGACATTGCACATATCCAGAAGACTAACCAATTGAAATTTAAGAACATACTTAATATCTACCAAACATATAGGTTCAGAAGAAGGATACAAGTTTCGACAAAATTCTTAGAGTATCCAAATCTTCCAGTATGTTGCTCTGCTTGTTTGTTATAAGAAGCAGGTACAGTGCCTCCATTGGCTGGTAAACATAACGCACATTCTCAGTCTCAACATACGTGTGCTGTTTTCCAGTTCCTATCAACTTGGGAAATGCTGCTAGAAGACCTTCAATTCTCATGCGAGTCATATCCACAAACTGTCTAGAAACCAAAACTGCAAAAGAAGTAAAAGGCTTATCAGCATAAGGGCATTGATGCTGAATCCAAAATAATTTAGCAATACCAGACTCAACATCAATTCAGGACTTATCTGCAGTTTGCAAACTCAATAATTACATAATAAAGTGGCCACATGTTCATAATAAACACTTCAATTCTTCCAATTACAAAGATATCAAACATTAATCTAGTACTAGTGTACTCCTTGGAGAATAGAAAATACTGTCTGAACAAGCAGAAAAATTCCAGCAATAGAAGCTACCGTCTTCCATGGAGTGTTGCAATAATCACGCCTAGTCTATAAATTTGGCCAATGACCAGAAAGTTGCAAGTCTAGTAAGCATTGACTAGCTTTCTTTACCTCAAACTTTACTCCTGCTTCCTTCAACTCAGTTGCACTATAAATTTGCACTATCTGTGCTTCTCTTGAACATCTAGAGATTGATAAGTTACAGGATAATAATAGAAGCTTTCTAGAAAGATATGTGAAATGAGCTATTCCACCAAGATTGGATACTCATAGCTGAGATTGggaaaaaaataaagacaagtatAATGATCTTAGCTTGCAAATATAAGACAAGTATATCGTTTTTTTCTTGGATGCTCTAGGGCAAGTATCACTGAGATTATGAAATAAGAAACATATTTATTCAAGGCTCAGCCTCAAGAAAATACTGTCTGAATAATAGTGACAATAAGGAGAAAAATTCCAGCAATTGAGTGCACCTCTAATATGGGTAGCAAagaccaaaaagcagagaaaccAGTGCTTCTAGGACTATCTAGTATCTATTGATCTATAACCTACAGCCAACTCAATCAAACAAACTAACAATTTTCATATCTATAAAAATACTTCTCCTATCAACCAGTCATACATTATTTCATCACTAGGCCCTGTTTTGTACATTGTATAAGGCATGAtagaattatttaacaatatCAAATCGAATTTTATCACATGTTTGAAGCTATATGAGTTAAAAACTAAACTTAAAAGAAGAAAACACAAAGAAATGATTTAGCAGATACCTGCATACTCAAACAAGAACTCCTCTTTCCGAATCCACTGGTCAGAATGCAAACACCACCCTTTCCTTGCATCCCTCACAATCTTCACCCGAACAGCAACCCCATTCTGAATCAACCGGTTTCTGCACTCTGGTCCGCACCCACATCCCGGCCCGCACTCACTGCCGACGTCATCCAGCACACCCAAGCCCAAACAAGGGCAGTCGGAACCCACACCGCCACAAGCCTCGCAGTCGCAACCAGACAACACACTCTAACCTAACTCGTCGACCAAACTCACCGATTCCGCGGGGATCCGACTCAGCGCGGAGGCGGGAGGAGCAGCGGATCCCCAGGGTTGGCGGAGGAGGCGGGATGCGGCGGAGGGAAGGATGAGGGAAGGGGTGTAGAGGAAGTAGGCGTACGGGTAGTGGTCGACGGTGTTGCAGAAAGGGACTGGAAGGTTCTCGAAGGTTCTAGAAGCGTCGGAGGATCGGCGGGTGGTGATGGAGGCAAAAGAAGCGTCAgctgaataaaaatacaaaatacgaaCGAATAGAAAAGTTAGGGTTTGCGATCTACCAGCTGCGCGAAGGGAATCTGATAAAGAAAGCGTTGATCTGGAACGAAAAGAAGCTCGGAATCCGACGGCGACGGATCTTCTACGGTGGTGGTGGAGGCTGTGTCTGTGTAGGGACTGCGGTGGCTCCGCCGCTGAGGGGCTGCGAGGCTATGGGGGTTGCGGGGAGCTGCGAGGGCTGATGCGGGGGCTGCGTGGCTGCAGTGGCGGCAGAGACTGCGGTGGCTGTGGGC
This region of Arachis hypogaea cultivar Tifrunner chromosome 8, arahy.Tifrunner.gnm2.J5K5, whole genome shotgun sequence genomic DNA includes:
- the LOC112707491 gene encoding coatomer subunit delta, with translation MTRMRIEGLLAAFPKLIGTGKQHTYVETENVRYVYQPMEALYLLLITNKQSNILEDLDTLRILSKLENVTVAQVKQYCEMESHEEKLHRQMREDKIREAKDEMKRKANEIDKNKIIKNRGDNYKGGFGPLQSMGSGIFENSFNDTSISSSGTGSRLSSDVDSFSTKSKDRI